The Toxorhynchites rutilus septentrionalis strain SRP chromosome 3, ASM2978413v1, whole genome shotgun sequence genome includes a region encoding these proteins:
- the LOC129776112 gene encoding protein lifeguard 2-like codes for MQLRMSSPQRYGSYDPEDLTDKTFEFDDKTIRRAFIRKVYAILFIQLNITLGAITLFMYCDPIKQWVRAHPHMIWVALGTSFATLLIIVCCGQVRRKVPMNYIFLLLFTLAMSFVLGVTTASFNLQEIMLAVAITAAVCLGLTLFAFQTKWDFTVMGGILVVALIVLVLFGIIAMFFPNRILTIVYSSAGALLFSICLVYDTQLIMGGEHKYSISPEEYVFAALTLYLDVVNIFMHILQLIGVSRN; via the exons ATGCAACTGAGAATGTCATCGCCTCAACGATATGGGTCCTATGACCCGGAAGACCTAACAGACAAAACCTTCGAGTTTGATGATAAAACTATAAGAAGAGCATTCATTCGGAAAGTCTATGCGATATTGTTT ATTCAACTAAACATCACCCTCGGCGCCATAACACTTTTTATGTATTGCGACCCTATCAAACAGTGGGTGCGAGCTCATCCACATATGATTTGGGTTGCTTTGGGAACATCGTTTGCCACGTTGCTTATTATAGTATGTTGCGGACAGGTCCGTCGCAAGGTTCCGATGAATTACATCTTCCTGCTACTTTTTACATTGGCAATGTCGTTTGTCCTGGGAGTGACGACAGCAAGTTTCAACCTTCAGGAG ATTATGCTAGCAGTGGCCATTACAGCAGCTGTCTGCCTTGGATTGACACTTTTCGCATTCCAAACCAAGTGGGACTTCACCGTTATGGGAGGTATTCTGGTTGTGGCATTGATCGTTCTGGTCTTGTTCGGAATCATTGCGATGTTTTTTCCGAATAGAATATTAACTATCGTATATTCGAGTGCAGGTGCGCTTTTGTTCAGCATTTGCCTGGTATACGACACGCAGTTGATAATGGGCGGAGAACATAAGTACAGCATTAGCCCAGAAGAATACGTTTTTGCAGCCCTAACTCTCTATCTGGACGTCGTCAACATATTCATGCACATCCTCCAATTGATCGGAGTATCTCGTAACTGA